The following coding sequences lie in one Xiphophorus maculatus strain JP 163 A chromosome 4, X_maculatus-5.0-male, whole genome shotgun sequence genomic window:
- the lrrc28 gene encoding leucine-rich repeat-containing protein 28 has protein sequence MATELHETIFMAKQERHKNLFLNYKNLNIFPVELLKDEGLQFLERLYMKRNSLTTLPDNLAQKLPNLIELYLHSNNIVIIPEAIGNLARLQSLDLSNNALQMLCPEIGRLRSLRHLRLSNNQLKCLPPEIGDLQDLETLDLAMNQLMSLPDRLHRCLSLQNLTVDHNLLSHVPRQLCWLHRLNQLSMAANRLTFLPLDLGRSRELQFVFVDNNVDLKGLPSYLYNKVIGCSGCGLSSQALEGGSMGEVLTEALVGLPAEVKVIGSQTDNVVPLEELAMRTMHRIYHHRPAGLNLLPPIILPKSLLDLLQFPLGHCHRCSQAMFTIIYPKLFPLRDTALAGVHRRTTVSFVAYCCSSRCLRTFDLQG, from the exons ATGGCAACTGAACTCCACGAGACTATATTCATGGCCAAGCAGGAGCGTCACAAAAACCTGTTCCTGAACTACAAAAACCTGAACATTTTTCCAGTAGAGCTGCTAAAAGATGAAGGACTACAGTTTCTGGAGAGATTGTACATGAAGAGAAACTCGCTGACTACACTG CCTGATAATCTTGCTCAGAAGCTCCCGAATCTTATAGAATT GTACCTTCACTCAAACAACATCGTCATTATTCCTGAAG CTATTGGAAACCTGGCACGACTGCAGTCACTGGACCTGAGCAATAATGCCCTCCAGATGCTCTGCCCAGAGATTGGGCGTCTGAGGTCTCTGCGACACCTGAGACTGTCCAATAATCAACTCAAATGCCTTCCACCAG AGATTGGTGATCTGCAGGACCTGGAGACCCTCGACTTGGCTATGAACCAGCTAATGTCTCTTCCGGACCGCCTCCACCGCTGCCTCTCCCTGCAGAACCTCACAGTGGACCACAACCTTCTGAGTCATGTTCCCCGCCAGCTCTGCTGGCTGCACCGCCTCAACCAGCTCTCCATGGCGGCCAATCGCCTAACCTTCCTACCACTCG ATCTGGGCAGATCCCGAgagctgcagtttgtgtttgtagatAACAACGTGGATCTGAAAGGCCTTCCCTCCTATCTGTACAACAAGGTCATCGGCTGCAGCGG gtgtggCTTATCATCTCAGGCTCTGGAGGGGGGCAGCATGGGTGAGGTACTGACTGAGGCCCTGGTGGGGCTGCCGGCTGAAGTGAAGGTGATTGGTTCGCAGACGGATAACGTGGTTCCGCTGGAAGAGCTGGCTATGAGGACTATGCATCGCATCTACCATCACCGCCCAGCAG GCCTGAACTTGCTGCCTCCCATCATCCTCCCAAAGAGCCTGCTGGACCTGCTGCAGTTCCCTCTGGGTCACTGTCACCGTTGCAGCCAAGCCATGTTCACCATCATCTATCCCAAGCTTTTCCCTCTGCGTGACACGGCGCTGGCCGGAGTCCACCGCAG AACAACTGTGAGTTTTGTGGCCTACTGCTGCTCTAGTCGCTGCCTCCGGACCTTTGATCTGCAGGGGTGA